GGCCAGTCAAGTGTAACGCGTCATCGACAGGGGTATTCCCGTCGCGTCTAGGCTGTGCATATGTCTCAGCGCTTCGCCCTGATGATCGCCCCCGCCGATGCTGCTGACGAGCGTGCGGAGTTCCGCGACACGTTCACACCGATGGATGTCGCGGCACCGGCGCTCAGCGTGGGAGAGCTCAGCACGCAGCGAGGCGACGGCGTGTTCGAGTCGATCGGAGTCGTCGACGGGCACGCGAACGAGGTCGAGGCGCACGTGCAGCGACTCGCGCACTCCGCGCACCTGTGCGATCTGCCCGCTCCGAACCTCGCCCAGTGGCGTCAGGCGATCCAGGTCGTGGCCTCCCAGGCTCCCGCGGGTGAGGCTGTGATCAAGCTACTCCTCAGCCGCGGCGTCGAGCACGGGCCGGCTCCGACGGCGTGGGCGACTGTGGCGGCGGCCCCTGACTTCAGTGCCGTGCGGCGCGACGGGGTCAAGGTCGTCACGCTCGACCGCGGTTACGACCTCGGCGCGGGGGAGCGGGCACCATGGCTGCTGCTCGGCGCGAAGACCCTGTCG
The window above is part of the Microbacterium sp. nov. GSS16 genome. Proteins encoded here:
- a CDS encoding aminodeoxychorismate lyase, whose translation is MSQRFALMIAPADAADERAEFRDTFTPMDVAAPALSVGELSTQRGDGVFESIGVVDGHANEVEAHVQRLAHSAHLCDLPAPNLAQWRQAIQVVASQAPAGEAVIKLLLSRGVEHGPAPTAWATVAAAPDFSAVRRDGVKVVTLDRGYDLGAGERAPWLLLGAKTLSYAVNMAALREAKRRGADDAIFVTRDGYVLEAPTASLIIRAGGEFLTPAPAGGILHGTTQLSAFEHLESRGFTTRYETLCASDLTKADAAWLVSSIRLAAPITAVDGAPLPPDPELTAELNAFLLSPR